DNA sequence from the Streptomyces cinnabarinus genome:
CTACCGTGCTGGACCATGACGGACACAACACGCTTCGACGGGTACGGAGTTCTCGTCACCGGCGCCGCCCGCGGCATCGGCGCGGCCACCGCCCGCCGGTTCGCCGCCGGGGGCGCGCGGGTGCTGGTGACGGACGTGGACGAGGTGGCGGCGGAGAGGACGGCGGCCGCTCTGCGGGAGGAGGGCCTGCGGGCGGAGGCGTACGGGTGCGATGTGGGGGACCGTGCCTCCGTGGAGTCGGCCGTGGCCCACGCCGTGGCGGCCTTCGGCTCCCTCGACGTCCTGGTGAACAACGCCTACGGCTGCACCCCCGACGAGCCCCTCTTCGAGGACGAACCCGACGACGTGTGGGCCCGTGACCTCGACCTCACGCTGACCGGCGCCTACCGCTGCTGCCGCGCCGCCCTGCCCCACCTGGCGGCCTCCGGCCGCGGCGCGATCGTCAGCATCGGCTCCGTCAACGGCATCCAGAGCTTCGGCAACCACGCCTACAGCGCCGCCAAGGCGGGCCTCGGCTCGCTGACCCGCACCCTCGCCGCGCACGCCGCACCCCGAGGGGTCCGCGTCAACCTGGTGGCCCCCGGCACGGTACGCACCACGGCGTGGGCGGGCCGCGAGGCCGACCTCGAAGCGTTCCGCCACGTGTACCCCCTGGGCCGGGTCGGCGAACCGGACGACATCGCCGCCGCGGTCGCCTTCCTCGCCTCCCACGACGCCTCCTGGATCACGGGCACGACCCTGGTGGTCGACGGCGGCCTCACCGCGGTCAACACGGGCTTTCGGGCGACCGTACCGCCGGGCGCCGCGGAGTGATTCCCGGCTGATCAGGGCCCGAAGTTCACTGTTTCGTCACAGCCGGATCCGGCCTACAACCTCCACCCCCGCGCGCCGGTCTAGCTGGCAGAGAAACGCGGGACATCGCGTCGTACTGGTGGGAAGGGAACGCCGACCATGGGGGACATACGCAGACGAGGGGCCGTCACTCTCGGGATCACCGCGCTGACGGCACCGCTCATCGTGGCGCTCGGGACCGCTCCGGCGCAGGCCGCGAGCTGTACCTCGCAGACCGGGCCGTATCAGAAGAAGGTGGAGAAGTTCCTCGGCCTGCCGGTCGACGGCAGGCAGTCCGCCTCCGACTGCAAGGCCATCCAGGCGTTCCAGACCAAGCACGGGATCAGCCCGAACGCCGGCTACGCCGGACCCGTGACCTGGGGCGTCATGGACCTCATGAACAAGCAGAAGGCCGTCGGCAGCACACCCAACAAGGACGGCAAGTGCCCGGTCAACAAGGGCCGGATCGCCTGCGTGAACCTCACGCTCCAGCTGAGCTGGATCCAGGACGGCGACAAGCTCGTCTACGGCCCGGTCCCGGTGCGCACCGGACGCAACGGCTACGAGACCCGTACCGGCCTGAAGAAGATCTACTGGCGCAACATCGACCACGTCTCCTCGATCTACGACGTGCCGATGCCCTACGCCCAGTTCTTCGACGGCGGCCAGGCCTTCCACTCGGTCGGCGTCAGCATGTGGAACCCGCCCGGCTCGCACGGCTGCGTCAACATGACCAAGACCACCGCCAAGAAGTACTGGTCGATGCTGAAGAACGGCGACGACGTCTTCGTGTACGGCCGCAAGCCGGGCACCTGAGCCGACGCGGGCACCCGGCTTGCGGAGCCCAGGCGTCACGCCTCCGGCGCGTCTCCGAAGTCCGGGATCCGAAGCCTCGCCCCGCCCTGCCGCGCCGACTCGTGCGCGATGATGCCCGGCAGGGTGTAGCGGGCCGCCGCCCAGGCGTTCACGGACGGCAGGGTGCGGGTGTTGACCGCGGTCACGAAGTCGTCCACCAGGAAGTGGTGGCTGCCCTCATGCCCGTTGGGGAGGTCGTCGAACACCCGCGGCAGGCGGGCGCGCTCGTGCACCGGTGCCGAACCCGAGGTGAAGGCGGCCCGCAGCTCGGGTGCGATGTGCTGGAGCGACGGGTCGTCGGGGGACAGGGTGGGCTTGGGCTCCAGCAGTTCGCTGATGTCCTTCACGCCGTTCTTGTCCTGCCAGAACGCGACCGTGGCGAGCTGTTCCATGCTCGCCTCCGTCCCGAAGAAGCGGAAACGGGACTCCCGGATGTGGGAGGGGTAGCCGACCCGGCGGAATTCGTTCGTGCGGAACGAGCCGCCGCCCGCGACCTCGAACAGCGCGGTCGCGTTGGAGACGTCGTTGCCGAACTGGCTGACGCTCTTGTCGAAGACGCCGTCGCCCCGCTCGTCGACGACACCGATCGCCGACACGCTCACCGCGTGCGTCCGCCAGGCGCCCAGCACCCCGCCCACCGCGTGTGTGGGGTACAACAGCGGGGGATAGGAGGCGGTGGCCTTCCAGTTCTCGCCGCCGCTGTACTGGTACGCCTCGTAGAACCCCAGATCCATGTCGTGGACGTAGTCGCCCTCGGCGTAGAAGATCCGCCCGAAGGCGCCCTCGGCGATCCGGTTGCGGGCGTGGACGGTCGCCGGGTTGTACTGGCTGGTCTCACCCATCATGTAGGTCAGTCCGGTCGTTTTGACCGCCTCGATGATCGCCGCGATCTCTTCGGTCGTGATGGCCATGGGGACGGCCGAGTAGACGTGCTTGCCCGCGTGGAGTCCCTGGAGCACCAGCGGGCCGTGCGTCCAGCGCTGGGTGAAGATCGCGACCGCGTCGATCGACGGCGACTCCAGCATCGCCTCGTACGAGGGGAACGTGCCCGACAGCCCTTCCGCGGCCGCCAGTTGCTCCGCACGCTCCGGCAGCAGGTCGGTGACGTGGACGTCGCTGACGCCGGGGTGCGCCAGGAACAGCTTGGCGAAGCTGCCGGAGAACTGCCCGGCGCCGACGATGCCGAGGGAGAACGTCATGGAGTGAGTGCCTTTCACTGGCCGAGGATGAAGTTGATCTGGTCGTTGGTCTTGGTCAGTTCGCTCACCGGGGCGCCGTTCGCGAACACGTCCTGCATCGCCGGGCGCATCAGGGCGTACACGTCCGCCGCGTAGTCGGTGACCGGGAAGGAGAAGGTCGTGGCGTGCTCGCTGTCGGTGACCGGTTCGGTGAACGCGGACACGTCGATGCCCTTCTTCTCGTAGGCGGCCACCGCGGCCCGGGTGCCGTCCGGGGTGGCGGGGAAGACGATGCCGTAGCCGCCCACGGTCCGCTGGCACTCGTCCGAGGCCAGGTAGGCGACCCACTTCTTCGCGCCCGCCTTGTTGTCGGCGTTCTTGGTGATGGAGTCGGCGAGGCCGTTCATCATCGTGGCGCGTTTGCCGGTGGGGCCGGTGGGGGTGACGGCGGTGCCGACGTCGAGGCCCTTGGTGCCGTAGTACGTGGAGATCATCCAGGCGCCGTCGAAGGAGGCCGCCGCCTTGCCGGAGGCGAGTTGGGCGTTGGCCGGGTTCGCGCCGTCGGTGTAGTCGGTGAACGGCGCGAGATAGCCCTTGTCCGCCAGGCCGAAGTACCAGTCGATCACCGACTGGAAGGTCTTGTCGCCGTACTGGTACTCGGTGCCCCAGCGCGGCTTGTCCGTGTAGTGCCAGCCCGCGGATGCGGCGAACGGGCTCCAGGTGGTCTGTCCGTCGCTGTCGCCGGCGCCGCCGGTGGCCAGGCCGTACACCTTGACGTTCTTCTTGTCGAAGCCCGGTTCGTCGCCGCGCTTGCCGTTGTCGTCGACGGTGAGACGGGCGATGGCCTGCTCGAAGGTGCCGCCGTCCTCGG
Encoded proteins:
- a CDS encoding L,D-transpeptidase family protein, whose product is MGDIRRRGAVTLGITALTAPLIVALGTAPAQAASCTSQTGPYQKKVEKFLGLPVDGRQSASDCKAIQAFQTKHGISPNAGYAGPVTWGVMDLMNKQKAVGSTPNKDGKCPVNKGRIACVNLTLQLSWIQDGDKLVYGPVPVRTGRNGYETRTGLKKIYWRNIDHVSSIYDVPMPYAQFFDGGQAFHSVGVSMWNPPGSHGCVNMTKTTAKKYWSMLKNGDDVFVYGRKPGT
- a CDS encoding Gfo/Idh/MocA family protein; translation: MTFSLGIVGAGQFSGSFAKLFLAHPGVSDVHVTDLLPERAEQLAAAEGLSGTFPSYEAMLESPSIDAVAIFTQRWTHGPLVLQGLHAGKHVYSAVPMAITTEEIAAIIEAVKTTGLTYMMGETSQYNPATVHARNRIAEGAFGRIFYAEGDYVHDMDLGFYEAYQYSGGENWKATASYPPLLYPTHAVGGVLGAWRTHAVSVSAIGVVDERGDGVFDKSVSQFGNDVSNATALFEVAGGGSFRTNEFRRVGYPSHIRESRFRFFGTEASMEQLATVAFWQDKNGVKDISELLEPKPTLSPDDPSLQHIAPELRAAFTSGSAPVHERARLPRVFDDLPNGHEGSHHFLVDDFVTAVNTRTLPSVNAWAAARYTLPGIIAHESARQGGARLRIPDFGDAPEA
- a CDS encoding ABC transporter substrate-binding protein → MRIRTVAALTGALALSLVSGCGQGDTTGAGSDTVTYWLWDANQLPAYQACAKGFERQNPGLKVKITQMGWADYWTKLTASFIASTEPDVFTDHIQKFGQFADLEVLEPLDDLGIDNSAYQEGLAANWTGQNGHRYGAPKDWDTVALFYNQKLVKEAGLTAEELNTLSWNPEDGGTFEQAIARLTVDDNGKRGDEPGFDKKNVKVYGLATGGAGDSDGQTTWSPFAASAGWHYTDKPRWGTEYQYGDKTFQSVIDWYFGLADKGYLAPFTDYTDGANPANAQLASGKAAASFDGAWMISTYYGTKGLDVGTAVTPTGPTGKRATMMNGLADSITKNADNKAGAKKWVAYLASDECQRTVGGYGIVFPATPDGTRAAVAAYEKKGIDVSAFTEPVTDSEHATTFSFPVTDYAADVYALMRPAMQDVFANGAPVSELTKTNDQINFILGQ
- a CDS encoding SDR family NAD(P)-dependent oxidoreductase, yielding MTDTTRFDGYGVLVTGAARGIGAATARRFAAGGARVLVTDVDEVAAERTAAALREEGLRAEAYGCDVGDRASVESAVAHAVAAFGSLDVLVNNAYGCTPDEPLFEDEPDDVWARDLDLTLTGAYRCCRAALPHLAASGRGAIVSIGSVNGIQSFGNHAYSAAKAGLGSLTRTLAAHAAPRGVRVNLVAPGTVRTTAWAGREADLEAFRHVYPLGRVGEPDDIAAAVAFLASHDASWITGTTLVVDGGLTAVNTGFRATVPPGAAE